The Waddliaceae bacterium DNA window ATATATTTAAAAACCAGTTTTGAGTTTTTTATTCTAGCTTTTTGAAGCTTTTGCCGTGGCACGAGCTTTGGTGCGGCTTGCTTTGTTGCTAGTGAAGATGTTGCGCTTAACGCCTTTATCCATAAAGCTATAAACGTTGTTGAGCTTCTCTTCGATGACAGCAGGGTCGTTGCTTGTAAGGCTTTCTTCGAATTCGCGCATCGCCGAGCGGACACGAGTCTTGAAGGTCTTGTTGATAAGGCGACGCTTCTCATTCTGTAGCATACGTTTCTGCGCTGTAGGACGCTTTACTTTTTTCGGTGCTTCTTTTGTTGCCATTTATTCCTCGTAATGTTGATAACAATATTGATAACAATGATAATTATCTGGAAAGTATAGAGGGTAAAGGGGTAATTTGTCAAAATAATTCGGATATAAAAGTGTAAATGGTGAAATTATGCGTAAAAATTTTTTGTGGTTCTGTTTTCTCGCCGCGGTCTTCGTGGCGGCGATGGCCTTTGCTGGATATTCCGGGTATAATGTCTACAGGTATAATAAGACGAATAGAAGCTGCGAAGCACAG harbors:
- a CDS encoding 30S ribosomal protein S20, coding for MATKEAPKKVKRPTAQKRMLQNEKRRLINKTFKTRVRSAMREFEESLTSNDPAVIEEKLNNVYSFMDKGVKRNIFTSNKASRTKARATAKASKS